Proteins from a genomic interval of Debaryomyces hansenii CBS767 chromosome E complete sequence:
- a CDS encoding DEHA2E17644p (similar to uniprot|Q03774 Saccharomyces cerevisiae YDR165W TRM82 Subunit of a tRNA methyltransferase complex): MKHPFQIITTDKSGKHLFATVKNNLQVFDLESGSLLGVWIDEVNSNTSLKKQQEEKIKVLQAQQEELTQTSEDTEQENTAPYKKQKSSVSKPIKVPKIPVPGPGAPPIYNYIRALTLSKDEKFLIGITDSDKSVIIFSIDFENTENCLTLIKRQVFPKRPCAVSTSIDDRTVVVADKFGDVYTIEIDSEAAIDEKELSPLLGHVSMLSDVKIAEHNGKQFILTGDRDEHIKVSNYPKSYIVKHWLFGHREFVSSLHIPDFNTDLLISGGGDEFVCLWNWYKNELLSKVPLRDLIQPFLTDSHLPPERFLTEDSKREISISKILTYVNPKSSEKLLIVLCENTNCVLLFELKDDFSIIHKCTLKVNYSLVDICLDQSSGTFIASKDIESGDDLLEFYQINNDSNNLEIVDRSNLSKAISTANNCEVESRDQFYPLYYINSLRKRSEH, from the coding sequence ATGAAACACCCTTTTCAAATCATAACCACAGATAAGTCTGGAAAGCATTTATTTGCTACTGTGAAAAACAACTTACAAGTTTTTGACTTGGAATCAGGATCATTACTTGGAGTTTGGATCGATGAAGTTAACAGTAATACTTCTTTGAAGaaacaacaagaagaaaaaattaaggTGTTGCAAGCgcaacaagaagaattaacACAAACCAGCGAAGACACCGAACAAGAGAACACTGCGCCTTAtaagaaacaaaaatcGAGTGTTTCAAAACCAATTAAAGTACCAAAAATCCCAGTGCCTGGTCCTGGTGCTCCACCAATCTACAATTACATTAGAGCTTTAACATTATCAAAGGATGAAAAGTTCTTAATTGGGATTACTGATAGTGATAAATCAGTCATTATTTTTAGTAtcgattttgaaaatactGAAAACTGCCTAACACTTATTAAACGTCAAGTCTTTCCAAAAAGACCTTGTGCAGTATCTACTTCTATCGACGATAGGACAGTCGTTGTAGCCGATAAGTTCGGTGATGTTTATactattgaaattgactCAGAAGCAGCAATTGATgagaaagaattatctCCATTATTAGGCCATGTCTCAATGTTAAGTGATGTTAAAATCGCCGAACATAATGGAAAGCAGTTTATTTTAACTGGTGATAGAGATGAGCATATAAAGGTGTCAAATTATCCAAAATCTTATATTGTCAAACATTGGTTGTTTGGTCATCGTGAGTTTGTTTCGTCATTACATATTCCTGATTTTAATACAGACTTATTGATCAGTGGTGGAGGAGATGAATTTGTTTGCTTGTGGAATTGgtataaaaatgaattgcTTAGCAAGGTTCCGTTACGTGACTTAATTCAACCATTTTTGACTGACTCCCATTTACCTCCTGAAAGATTTCTTACTGAAGACTCCAAGAGAGaaatttctatttctaaaatattaacGTATGTTAATCCTAAATCAAGTGAAAAGCTACTTATTGTTCTATGTGAAAATACGAACTgtgttttattatttgaattaaaagacgatttttcaattatacATAAGTGCACATTGAAAGTTAATTATTCCTTAGTTGATATTTGTTTGGACCAGTCGTCAGGGACTTTTATCGCTTCAAAGGATATAGAATCGGGCGATGATTTATTGGAATTctatcaaataaataacgattcaaataatttagaaattgttgatagaTCTAATTTGTCAAAAGCTATTTCTACAGCGAATAATTGTGAAGTAGAATCAAGAGATCAATTTTACCCCTTGTATTATATCAACTCTTTGAGAAAGAGAAGTGAACATTGA
- a CDS encoding DEHA2E17666p (similar to uniprot|Q12500 Saccharomyces cerevisiae YLR114C), whose protein sequence is MDETNDIGLGISTNSPSESNPFQEPSTAVTTASASTIPSSISNHGNEEFTIKPIRLAKRQERRTSEEKNGEFHCRPMRLGSRNKSISSASDETPVSTPGSVKRKKSIQIRNLPIVETSFTQGMNTNVNDMIFAVCLVDFHHVRGPEIQWWRSNYYPSYPQDNKLFKNLPFQALPDGSHLFEETFSNFNLVYDFKTGKSYDDGEDYNSFDGDPRHLETLFGCSCVRQVKTSDLSDEEISRNKDITRSIVQKAVVVIAKNQPIFQIIKEKLSIISASYFLQNNFGNTEILESLYDNLNTTFRVKEKEGVIKDSTSKKQSSLNEFVERQDEFFVNLNLKHTLSKFKTNLLVIFKALLLEKKILIYSNNNLEMLTQFQNNLISLIPNLINNLGNSGCPLSDFIETNGPLTKPNSLNTSSRQSMLRFFGLPLQVFNTKGSFWNPYLPLQQLSELSASETRSYMVGCSNLLFVNQSESLNVDLLINLDTNELSYPKGKPEELHLTSKDKKFVNALISKIKSNEKDEWQNDIDNEQFIGSDDFVRFEFEDYLLSLLSTTRYNQYSEKFNQPPPGFSNVTLHQNENSDGKPSSDSSTIVEHLEEDVNLNNIDNGNLTLFNSKFIECWLTTNNFKIWNQMADEFIFNFLDPKHISVGLINDSEQYKFTALFNNLKLRLNSNQPSSVLDSEMKAQKFIPSSEEATNADDNKEKETKESSASSKEDIPRTPTKPIGNRISSWTSGWGFKKKS, encoded by the coding sequence ATGGACGAAACTAATGATATAGGGTTAGGTATATCGACCAATTCTCCCAGCGAATCTAATCCCTTTCAGGAACCATCGACTGCAGTAACGACTGCTTCAGCATCAACAATACCTTCGAGTATTAGCAATCACGGAAATGAGGAATTCACCATCAAACCGATTAGATTGGCTAAAAGACAAGAAAGGAGAACATCAGAGGAGAAGAATGGAGAATTTCATTGTAGACCAATGCGTTTAGGGAGCAGAAATAAGTCAATTTCGTCAGCTAGTGACGAAACGCCGGTATCAACGCCGGGCTCTGTGAAGCGCAAGAAATCAATACAAATACGCAATCTACCGATCGTGGAAACGAGCTTTACACAGGGCATGAATACTAATGTTAATGATATGATTTTTGCTGTTTGTTTAGTTGATTTTCATCATGTTAGAGGTCCTGAGATTCAATGGTGGAGATCGAACTATTACCCACTGTACCCACAGgacaataaattatttaagaaTTTACCATTTCAAGCCTTACCAGATGGATCTCATCTATTCGAAGAAACCTTTTCCAACTTTAACTTAGTATATGACTTTAAGACCGGTAAATCATACGATGATGGAGAAGATTATAATAGCTTCGACGGTGATCCAAGGCATTTGGAAACGCTATTTGGGTGCTCATGCGTAAGGCAAGTCAAGACAAGCGACCTCTCTGATGAAGAGATATCAAGGAACAAGGATATCACAAGGTCGATAGTTCAGAAGGCGGTTGTAGTAATTGCTAAGAATCAGCCGATCTTTCAGATCATAAAggaaaaattatcaattatatccGCTAGTTATTTCTTACAAAACAACTTTGGTAACACCGAGATATTAGAAAGTCTATATGATAACTTGAATACAACTTTCAGGGTTAAAGAAAAGGAGGGAGTGATAAAAGACTCTACATCAAAGAAGCAATCGAGTTTAAatgaatttgttgaaagGCAGGATGAATTCTTTGTTAATTTAAATCTAAAGCATACACTTCTGAAGTTTAAAACGAACCTATTGGTAATTTTTAAGGCCTTATTATTGGAGAagaaaattctaatatactcgaataataatttggaaatgcTAACTCAATTtcagaataatttaatatcgCTTATACCAAATTTGATTAACAACCTCGGTAATTCAGGTTGTCCATTGTCagattttattgaaactAATGGACCATTAACAAAACCAAATTCGTTGAATACTAGCAGTAGACAATCAATGCTAAGATTTTTTGGTTTACCCTTACAAGTCTTCAATACAAAAGGCTCATTTTGGAATCCATATTTACCTCTACAACAGTTAAGTGAATTGAGTGCTTCCGAAACAAGGTCTTACATGGTAGGCTGTTCTAATTTACTTTTCGTTAATCAGCTGGAGTCGTTAAATGtcgatttattaattaatttagataCAAATGAGCTAAGCTATCCTAAAGGAAAACCTGAAGAATTGCACTTAACATCAAAGGATAAAAAGTTTGTAAATGCGTTAATTAGCAAAATCAAGagtaatgaaaaagatgaatGGCAGAATGATATCGATAATGAACAATTCATTGGAAGTGACGACTTTGTACGGTTTGAGTTCGAGGACTATCTTTTATCTTTACTATCCACAACGAGATATAACCAATACAGCGAAAAATTCAACCAGCCTCCACCGGGGTTTTCTAACGTTACCTTACATCAGAATGAAAATAGCGATGGTAAGCCATCTTCCGATTCTTCAACTATTGTGGAGCatttagaagaagatgtAAATCTCAATAATATCGATAACGGAAATCTaacattatttaattcgaaatttattgaatgcTGGCTTACTACTAacaacttcaaaatttggaatCAGATGGCagatgaatttattttcaacttcttaGATCCAAAACATATAAGCGTTGgattaataaatgataGCGaacaatataaatttacagctctttttaataatttgaaattgagaTTAAATTCGAATCAGCCTTCATCGGTGTTGGATAGTGAGATGAAAGCGCAAAAGTTCATTCCTAGTTCAGAAGAAGCTACTAATGCagatgataataaagaaaaagaaacGAAGGAGCTGTCTGCTTCAAGCAAAGAAGACATTCCCCGTACTCCTACGAAGCCAATTGGAAATAGAATATCTAGTTGGACCAGTGGTTGGGGatttaaaaagaaatcCTAA
- a CDS encoding DEHA2E17688p (similar to uniprot|P38013 Saccharomyces cerevisiae YLR109W AHP1 Thiol-specific peroxiredoxin) has protein sequence MGLKQDDKFPTDVTFKYIPIELNNTQDPLTCEQPILLKLDKHLEETDGNTLIVSVPGAFTPTCTANHIPPFLTNLSKLKKEKNIGSIIVISANDAFVLNAWGKLLLSTVKVTEPAPKIFFASDGNAAFSKEYDLSVDASANGMGIRTARYAIVVEDKTRKISYLGKEVERGVKFSGIDAILQAKL, from the coding sequence ATGGGGTTGAAACAGGACGATAAGTTCCCAACTGATGTTACATTTAAGTACATTCCAATCGAGTTAAATAATACCCAGGATCCTTTGACATGCGAGCAGCCAATTTTGCTTAAACTTGATAAGCATTTGGAAGAAACGGATGGGAATACTTTAATTGTTTCTGTCCCTGGAGCATTTACTCCCACATGTACCGCAAATCACATTCCCCCATTTTTGACCAATTTGTCAAAGttaaagaaggaaaagaacATTGGATCAATTATAGTTATTAGTGCTAATGATGCATTTGTTTTAAATGCTTGGGGAAAATTGTTACTATCCACAGTAAAAGTGACAGAACCAGCACCTAAGATTTTCTTTGCTTCAGATGGAAATGCTGCTTTCAGTAAGGAGTATGATTTATCGGTTGATGCTTCTGCCAATGGCATGGGTATCAGAACTGCTAGGTATGCTATTGTCGTTGAAGACAAAACAAGAAAGATATCATATTTGGGCaaagaagttgaaagaGGTGTCAAGTTCAGTGGAATTGACGCTATTTTACAAGCAAAATTGTAA
- a CDS encoding DEHA2E17710p (highly similar to uniprot|P14832 Saccharomyces cerevisiae YDR155C CPR1 Cytoplasmic peptidyl-prolyl cis-trans isomerase (cyclophilin)) translates to MSQVYFDISADGNKLGRVTFKLYDDVVPKTAENFRALCTGEKGFGYASSTFHRVIPQFMLQGGDFTRGNGTGGKSIYGEKFRDENFVKKHEKPGLLSMANAGPNTNGSQFFITTVTCPWLDGKHVVFGEVVDGFDIVKKVESYGSGSGATKSRITIDASGEL, encoded by the coding sequence ATGTCTCAAGtctattttgatatttccGCCGATGGCAACAAGTTAGGTAGAGTTACCTTCAAGTTATACGACGATGTTGTCCCAAAGACTGCTGAAAACTTCAGAGCTTTATGTACCGGTGAAAAGGGATTTGGATACGCTAGCTCCACTTTCCACAGAGTTATCCCACAATTCATGTTGCAAGGTGGTGACTTCACCAGAGGTAACGGTACCGGTGGTAAGTCTATCTACGGTGAAAAGTTCCGTGATGAAAACTTCGTCAAGAAGCACGAGAAACCAGGTTTATTGTCCATGGCTAACGCAGGACCAAACACCAACGGTTcccaattcttcattaccaCTGTTACATGCCCATGGTTAGATGGTAAGCACGTCGTTTTCGGTGAAGTTGTCGATGGTTTCGACATTGTCAAGAAGGTCGAATCCTACggttctggttctggtGCTACCAAGTCTAGAATTACTATCGATGCTTCCGGTGAATTGTAA